In Flavobacterium sp. CS20, a single window of DNA contains:
- a CDS encoding esterase-like activity of phytase family protein: protein MRLKPFTISYNVHLLNVVAFFMIFNLIGCKTAKLNLSATYQVKFLDEFILEKKSFENTEIGGLSGIDYNGDYFVLISDKSTNPDIFKADIQIENDKIKAVNFNNHQIIKCNTIKRFDTESIRFLPDATGYLVSTEGAINSNENAQIIEVDEQGQCQKKYDLPKHFDVNHFNQPRHNGVFEGLSIDYSKRGFWVVNELPLIEDGHKPKLYNSFSPVRITHYNFDNSQPDVQYSYDLERLVKIPFLPFGLNGATEILQIDKRHIVLIERSFSAGHSSKGNRVKLFLIDISKGKNTLDIRSLKKNKAKSMPKTLIFDSKNIRKQLQKNFIDNIEGISFGPDLPNGNKSLILISDNNFNALGKQLNQFVLLELIKPNQ, encoded by the coding sequence ATGAGATTAAAACCATTCACTATAAGCTACAATGTTCATTTATTGAATGTTGTGGCTTTTTTTATGATTTTTAATTTAATCGGATGCAAAACAGCCAAACTAAACTTATCTGCGACTTATCAAGTTAAATTTTTAGATGAATTTATTTTAGAAAAAAAATCTTTTGAAAATACTGAAATTGGTGGTCTATCTGGTATAGATTACAATGGTGATTATTTTGTTTTGATTTCAGATAAATCTACAAACCCTGATATTTTTAAGGCTGATATACAAATTGAAAATGATAAAATCAAAGCTGTAAATTTTAACAATCATCAAATCATAAAATGTAATACCATCAAAAGATTTGATACGGAAAGTATTCGTTTTTTACCTGATGCAACTGGCTATCTCGTTTCAACAGAAGGAGCTATCAATTCAAATGAAAATGCCCAAATCATTGAAGTTGACGAACAAGGTCAATGTCAAAAAAAATATGATTTACCAAAACATTTTGATGTCAATCATTTTAATCAACCAAGACATAATGGTGTTTTTGAAGGTTTGAGTATCGATTACAGCAAGCGTGGTTTTTGGGTGGTTAACGAATTGCCATTAATTGAAGACGGTCACAAACCTAAACTCTACAATTCATTCTCGCCAGTAAGAATAACCCATTATAATTTTGATAATTCTCAACCCGATGTTCAATATAGCTATGATTTAGAGCGTTTGGTTAAAATTCCTTTTTTGCCCTTTGGACTCAACGGTGCTACTGAAATTTTACAAATAGACAAAAGGCATATTGTTTTAATAGAACGTTCATTTTCAGCTGGTCATAGCTCAAAAGGCAATCGAGTAAAACTTTTTTTAATCGATATTTCAAAAGGAAAAAACACACTTGACATAAGAAGTTTAAAAAAAAATAAAGCCAAATCAATGCCAAAAACGCTGATTTTTGATTCTAAAAACATAAGAAAACAGCTTCAAAAGAACTTTATTGACAATATTGAAGGTATAAGTTTTGGTCCAGATTTACCAAATGGAAATAAAAGTTTAATTTTGATAAGTGATAATAATTTTAATGCTTTAGGCAAACAACTCAATCAGTTTGTTTTACTAGAACTCATAAAACCAAACCAATGA
- a CDS encoding phosphoglycerate mutase family protein, whose product MKYTRLVITFSFMLCFACQGDRDKVRQLNIPPGKTPKETTYYLIRHAEKKRDNPSEKNPELSEKGFERSKYWGEYFEDKNLEMFYTTDSMRTFQTMIPIVYPYKAQVQFYEAKDTLFTEEFWTKTYGRNTIIVGHSNTTPKFVNEIIGQDKYKPIPDSINHRLYKVKIDKDGFVVQDTFVNILLK is encoded by the coding sequence ATGAAATATACCAGACTTGTGATCACCTTTTCTTTTATGTTATGTTTTGCCTGTCAAGGTGATAGAGACAAAGTAAGGCAACTAAATATACCACCAGGCAAAACCCCTAAAGAAACCACATACTATTTGATCAGACACGCAGAAAAAAAGCGTGATAATCCGTCTGAAAAAAATCCCGAACTCAGTGAAAAAGGTTTTGAACGCAGTAAATATTGGGGCGAATATTTTGAAGATAAAAACCTTGAAATGTTCTACACTACAGACTCTATGCGAACATTTCAAACTATGATTCCTATTGTTTATCCATACAAAGCCCAAGTGCAGTTTTATGAAGCCAAAGACACTTTGTTTACTGAAGAATTTTGGACAAAAACCTATGGTAGAAACACTATCATTGTTGGTCACAGCAATACCACACCAAAATTTGTGAATGAAATAATCGGTCAAGACAAATACAAACCCATACCAGACAGTATTAATCACAGACTTTATAAAGTAAAAATTGATAAAGACGGATTTGTGGTTCAAGATACATTCGTCAATATTTTACTCAAATAA
- a CDS encoding endonuclease/exonuclease/phosphatase family protein: MEVLLFCILLISTLHYWPFQHWVFRTLAFAKIQLSFIQTIVIAILLTQFSSLSDLSIILSAIILLLWLHNLFILLPYTSIYHRESQRLETSKEAVSFLSVNVYQYNQQYHLLIELIKRIQPDILLTMESDKNWEKALEEVEDLFQYSKKVPQDNTYGIHFYTKLKANKIQVNYFVAEDIPSIEADLETKDGDEFTFFGIHPPPPSPTEEETSKERDADILALGQKIKTLKKPCLVVGDFNNVAWSKSSKLFKKTTQLLDPRIGRGFISTFHAKYLFFRFPIDLIFHSKSVYIQNLKTEKHINSDHFPLYGEFVVQHKAQKQDTNTDRPSEDEKETIKEMIKEGKAVESDNRKML, translated from the coding sequence GTGGAAGTTTTACTTTTTTGTATTTTGTTAATATCAACTTTGCATTATTGGCCATTTCAACATTGGGTATTTCGCACTTTGGCTTTTGCAAAAATTCAATTGAGTTTTATTCAGACTATTGTCATAGCTATTCTTTTAACACAATTCTCAAGTTTAAGTGATTTAAGTATAATTTTGAGTGCAATAATTTTATTGTTGTGGTTACATAATCTTTTTATTCTCCTGCCTTACACTTCAATTTATCATAGAGAAAGCCAAAGACTTGAAACATCAAAAGAAGCGGTAAGTTTTTTGTCAGTTAATGTGTATCAATATAATCAACAATATCATCTACTTATTGAGCTGATTAAACGTATTCAACCCGATATTTTATTAACGATGGAAAGCGATAAAAATTGGGAAAAAGCCTTAGAAGAAGTAGAAGATTTATTTCAATATTCTAAAAAAGTGCCACAAGACAATACTTACGGCATTCATTTTTACACTAAGCTCAAAGCAAACAAAATACAAGTCAACTATTTTGTTGCAGAGGATATTCCTAGTATTGAAGCCGATTTAGAAACAAAAGATGGTGATGAATTTACATTTTTTGGTATTCATCCGCCACCGCCAAGTCCTACGGAAGAAGAAACATCAAAAGAAAGAGACGCTGATATTTTAGCTTTAGGTCAAAAAATAAAAACTCTGAAAAAGCCCTGTTTGGTAGTTGGCGACTTTAATAATGTAGCTTGGTCAAAATCTTCAAAATTATTCAAAAAAACAACCCAATTGCTCGACCCCAGAATTGGACGTGGTTTTATCTCTACGTTTCACGCCAAGTATTTGTTTTTTAGGTTTCCGATTGATTTGATTTTTCACTCAAAATCCGTTTATATTCAGAACCTAAAAACTGAAAAACATATCAACTCTGATCATTTTCCTTTGTATGGAGAATTTGTTGTCCAACACAAAGCTCAAAAACAAGACACAAATACTGACCGACCTTCTGAAGATGAAAAAGAAACTATAAAAGAAATGATTAAAGAGGGGAAAGCGGTAGAGTCAGATAATAGAAAAATGTTATAG
- a CDS encoding IS66 family transposase zinc-finger binding domain-containing protein produces the protein MVEIPDVTEEHIPDYCNCCGNDLSSLPHQYAGSRQVFDIPEIKIKVTEHKVYKKVCPCGCETKSDYPSQANAPVSYGNNIESLIGYFHTRQYLPFKRMQEMFNTVFNIPISEGGIHYLLNKLVTKAEPAYNLIKQEIANSKSPIGSDETE, from the coding sequence ATGGTTGAGATACCTGATGTTACAGAAGAACACATACCAGATTATTGTAACTGTTGTGGAAACGACCTTTCATCACTTCCACATCAATATGCAGGAAGTCGACAGGTATTTGACATCCCTGAAATAAAAATAAAAGTCACAGAACACAAGGTTTATAAAAAAGTTTGTCCTTGCGGTTGTGAAACAAAAAGCGACTATCCATCACAAGCAAATGCACCCGTAAGCTATGGGAATAATATTGAAAGTTTAATAGGATATTTTCATACCAGACAATACTTGCCTTTTAAGAGAATGCAAGAAATGTTCAATACGGTTTTTAATATTCCTATAAGTGAAGGAGGAATACACTATTTATTAAACAAACTTGTCACTAAAGCTGAACCTGCATATAATCTGATAAAACAAGAAATAGCAAACTCAAAATCACCTATCGGTAGCGATGAAACAGAGTAA
- a CDS encoding RES family NAD+ phosphorylase, producing MEVFRLTRLKYSKSLSGNGVALSGNRWNSKGVEMIYTSQSRALAMAEVLVHLPLHQLPSDFKMMCIKIPQNISVETLATKDLPKLWNALPHHMSSQKIGDDFIMQNQSLVLKVPSAVVYGDFNYLINPYHADYKSISIKSVDDFPIDQRLKSL from the coding sequence GTGGAGGTTTTCAGGTTAACACGGTTAAAATATTCTAAATCTTTAAGCGGTAATGGTGTAGCTTTATCTGGCAATCGATGGAACAGCAAAGGCGTTGAAATGATTTACACTTCACAAAGTAGAGCCTTGGCTATGGCGGAAGTTTTGGTGCATTTGCCTTTACACCAACTCCCAAGCGATTTCAAAATGATGTGTATCAAAATTCCACAAAACATAAGTGTAGAAACTCTCGCTACCAAAGACTTACCAAAATTATGGAATGCTTTACCGCATCATATGAGTAGCCAAAAAATTGGTGATGATTTTATTATGCAAAATCAAAGCTTAGTATTAAAAGTGCCAAGTGCTGTGGTTTATGGAGATTTTAATTATCTTATCAATCCTTATCACGCTGATTATAAATCTATAAGCATCAAATCTGTTGATGATTTTCCGATAGATCAGAGGTTGAAGTCTTTATAA
- a CDS encoding antitoxin Xre/MbcA/ParS toxin-binding domain-containing protein, which produces MKKYSTHTELQVVNEAVSAYITKDIRPFHDIKNFSFSDFINDKILVIKSIRKGLSYQLFKTVMLFSPFSEDEWYEYLNISTKSLQRYKKTKDFHFKPIHSEKILEIAEVTAFGKQVFDNNTQFYDWLNTPSLVFNNLTPAELLKDSYGKALVMDELNRIDQGIFA; this is translated from the coding sequence ATGAAAAAATATAGCACCCATACCGAGCTACAAGTTGTTAATGAAGCCGTTTCAGCATACATTACCAAAGATATCAGACCTTTTCATGACATCAAAAATTTTTCATTTTCTGACTTTATCAATGACAAAATTTTAGTGATAAAGTCCATCAGAAAGGGGTTATCGTATCAACTTTTTAAAACAGTAATGTTGTTTTCACCTTTTTCTGAAGATGAATGGTACGAATATCTCAATATTTCTACCAAAAGTTTACAACGCTACAAGAAAACTAAAGATTTTCATTTCAAACCCATACATTCTGAAAAAATCCTTGAAATTGCAGAAGTTACGGCTTTTGGAAAGCAAGTTTTTGACAATAATACACAGTTTTACGATTGGCTCAATACACCATCTTTGGTTTTTAATAACCTCACACCAGCAGAGTTGCTTAAAGATTCATACGGCAAAGCACTTGTTATGGATGAGCTCAACAGAATAGACCAAGGCATTTTTGCATAG
- a CDS encoding DUF6503 family protein, translated as MKPNIYIISLLVIMISCKSNNDTRQSAQSIVDKAIEVSGTDAFKHSTVSFTFRNKKYTSQGHCNHYIYSRIFRSADSLIKDYYEPDKSFKRYINDSLVQIADTTAQKYAESINSVHYFVQLPFRLNDKAVNKTYLGLDTIKNKIYHKIAVNFDQVGGGSDFQDKYLYWFGKDDYKLDYLAYSFMVNGGGIRFREAYNERYIDSVRFVDYKNYRPKSENIKLENISKALKNQQLELVSKIENEKIQVKKSKEKC; from the coding sequence ATGAAACCTAATATTTATATTATATCACTATTAGTCATAATGATTAGTTGCAAATCTAATAATGATACTCGTCAAAGTGCTCAAAGTATTGTAGATAAAGCTATTGAAGTTTCTGGTACAGATGCTTTTAAACACTCAACTGTAAGCTTTACATTTAGAAACAAAAAATACACCAGCCAAGGTCATTGCAATCATTATATATATTCAAGAATTTTTCGTAGTGCTGACTCCTTGATTAAGGATTACTATGAACCTGATAAAAGTTTTAAGCGCTATATCAATGATTCTTTAGTGCAAATTGCTGATACTACTGCACAAAAATATGCCGAATCAATAAATTCTGTGCATTACTTTGTGCAGTTGCCATTTCGATTAAATGATAAAGCAGTTAACAAAACTTATCTGGGTTTAGATACCATAAAAAATAAAATATATCACAAAATAGCCGTAAATTTTGATCAAGTTGGTGGTGGCTCAGATTTTCAGGATAAGTATTTATACTGGTTTGGAAAAGATGACTACAAACTCGATTATTTGGCATATAGCTTTATGGTCAACGGTGGTGGCATTCGATTTAGAGAAGCCTATAACGAAAGATATATTGATAGCGTCAGGTTTGTAGATTATAAAAATTATCGACCAAAATCAGAAAATATCAAACTCGAAAACATCTCAAAAGCCCTTAAAAATCAACAGCTCGAATTAGTTTCTAAAATTGAAAACGAAAAAATACAAGTCAAAAAGTCTAAAGAAAAATGTTAA
- the pheT gene encoding phenylalanine--tRNA ligase subunit beta, with protein MKISYNWLKDFIDIKWSAEKIETILTDLGLEVEGIENFESIKGQLEGLVVGKVLECKKHPNADRLKLTQVDIGEKDPVQIVCGAPNVNKNQWVPVATVGTTIYNQKGESLKIKKGKIRGEVSMGMICAEDEIGLGKSHDGIMVLEGDFQPGQALNTVFPVETDKVFEIGLTPNRADAMSHWGVARDLRAGIMHQGKSLPINTPSISNFHVEDRSRRTKIEVKNSELAPRYCGITITDINIDVSPLWLQNRLKAIGINPKNNIVDITNYVMHEIGQPLHAFDADKIKDSQIMVKTLDEGSLFTTLDGVERKLSSEDLMICDTEKPLCIAGVLGGENSGVSETTKSIFLESAYFNSVSVRKTAKRHGINTDASFRFERGIDPHITEDALKRATILISEIAGGKISSEIDDFYPKKIEDHQVFLTFDKINSLVGEELDSGVIKSILTSLDIKVNNVSESGMGLTIPAYRVDVTREVDVIEEILRVYGYNKIKLDNKFNVSVANSSKFEDYKIQNIIANMLVSKGFYETMANSLTTSDYTEFSSQISKRNNVEIINPLSQDLAVMRQSLLFSGLENISYNLNRKNENLKFFEFGKSYHKFDKKIAEQKHLSLFVVGNRVEENWLKSSNHIDFFYLKGIVESVLEKLGLNFISAPNEDDTIAEGLSYKVKTKTLVKFGRLKKEITEAFDVSKEVLYADFDWDTLLNLTAKIKFKSQDIPKYPEVRRDFALLIDENISFEQIENIAKKTDKKLLQQVNLFDVYQGENLPDDKKSYAVSFTFRDQNKTLTDKQVDKIMAKLQKQFETQLQAELR; from the coding sequence ATGAAGATATCTTATAATTGGTTAAAAGATTTTATTGACATAAAGTGGTCAGCTGAAAAAATTGAAACCATTCTTACAGATTTAGGTTTAGAAGTTGAAGGCATAGAAAATTTTGAATCCATAAAAGGACAATTAGAAGGTCTTGTAGTTGGGAAAGTTTTAGAATGCAAAAAACACCCAAACGCCGACCGATTAAAATTAACTCAAGTTGATATTGGCGAAAAAGACCCAGTTCAAATTGTATGTGGTGCACCAAATGTAAATAAAAATCAGTGGGTTCCTGTCGCAACTGTTGGCACAACCATTTACAATCAAAAAGGAGAATCTCTTAAAATCAAAAAAGGCAAGATAAGAGGCGAAGTTAGTATGGGTATGATTTGTGCCGAAGATGAAATTGGTTTGGGCAAATCACACGACGGTATTATGGTTTTAGAAGGTGACTTTCAACCTGGTCAAGCTTTAAATACGGTCTTTCCTGTTGAAACAGACAAAGTGTTTGAAATCGGATTGACCCCAAACCGTGCTGATGCTATGAGCCATTGGGGCGTAGCTCGCGATTTGAGAGCTGGTATTATGCATCAAGGTAAAAGCCTACCAATCAATACACCTTCAATAAGTAATTTTCACGTTGAAGATCGTTCAAGACGAACTAAAATAGAAGTTAAAAACTCTGAATTAGCACCAAGATATTGTGGCATAACAATAACAGATATAAATATTGACGTTTCCCCACTATGGCTTCAAAATAGATTGAAAGCCATTGGCATCAATCCTAAAAACAATATCGTTGACATCACTAATTATGTGATGCACGAAATTGGTCAACCCTTGCACGCTTTTGATGCTGACAAAATTAAAGATTCCCAAATTATGGTCAAAACCTTAGATGAAGGCAGTTTATTTACCACCTTAGATGGTGTTGAGCGAAAACTTTCTTCAGAAGATCTAATGATTTGTGATACAGAAAAACCGCTCTGCATTGCTGGTGTTTTGGGTGGTGAAAATTCAGGCGTTTCTGAAACAACAAAAAGCATTTTTTTAGAAAGTGCTTATTTCAATTCTGTAAGTGTGCGTAAAACAGCTAAAAGACACGGAATCAATACCGATGCTTCGTTTAGATTTGAACGTGGCATTGACCCACACATTACAGAAGATGCTTTAAAACGAGCAACTATTTTAATCAGTGAAATTGCAGGTGGTAAAATCAGTAGTGAAATTGATGATTTTTACCCTAAAAAAATTGAAGACCACCAGGTTTTTCTCACCTTTGATAAAATCAATTCGCTTGTTGGTGAAGAGTTGGATTCTGGAGTTATAAAATCAATTTTGACATCTTTAGACATCAAAGTCAATAATGTTTCTGAAAGTGGAATGGGTCTAACCATACCAGCTTATCGCGTAGATGTAACACGCGAAGTAGATGTGATTGAAGAAATTCTAAGAGTTTATGGCTACAATAAAATAAAGTTAGATAACAAATTTAATGTTTCTGTAGCCAATTCTTCAAAATTTGAAGATTATAAAATTCAAAACATTATCGCTAATATGTTAGTGTCTAAAGGCTTTTACGAAACTATGGCAAATTCCTTGACAACTTCAGATTATACAGAATTTAGTAGCCAAATTTCAAAACGCAACAATGTTGAAATAATCAATCCATTGAGTCAAGATTTAGCTGTGATGAGACAGAGTTTATTGTTTTCTGGTTTAGAAAATATCAGTTATAATTTAAATCGAAAAAATGAAAATCTCAAGTTTTTTGAATTCGGCAAAAGTTATCATAAGTTTGATAAAAAAATAGCTGAACAAAAACACCTTTCTCTTTTTGTCGTTGGAAATAGAGTAGAAGAAAACTGGTTAAAATCTTCAAACCACATCGATTTCTTTTACCTAAAAGGTATTGTTGAAAGTGTTTTAGAAAAATTAGGTTTAAATTTTATATCTGCTCCAAATGAAGATGATACCATTGCAGAAGGCTTATCTTATAAAGTCAAGACAAAAACCCTTGTAAAATTTGGTCGGCTTAAAAAAGAAATTACAGAGGCTTTTGATGTTTCAAAAGAAGTTTTATACGCAGATTTTGATTGGGATACACTATTAAATCTAACAGCTAAGATTAAGTTTAAATCTCAAGATATTCCAAAATATCCAGAAGTAAGACGCGATTTTGCCTTGCTTATAGATGAAAATATTTCATTTGAGCAAATTGAGAATATTGCCAAAAAAACCGATAAAAAACTCCTGCAACAAGTCAACTTGTTTGATGTTTATCAAGGCGAAAATTTACCCGATGATAAAAAGAGTTATGCCGTCAGTTTTACCTTTAGAGACCAAAACAAAACACTAACAGATAAACAAGTAGATAAAATCATGGCTAAACTGCAAAAACAATTTGAAACACAATTGCAAGCAGAGTTGAGGTGA
- a CDS encoding MmcQ/YjbR family DNA-binding protein: MTIEEYRNYCLSKPGCSESFPFDDDTLVFKVINKMFALTSLKKWEAGECSINLKCDPKKAIELREKYPDSIFPGYHMHKKHWNTVVIENSDLTEKFIKHLINHSYELVVSKLAKKDRLNLDHK; the protein is encoded by the coding sequence ATGACTATTGAAGAGTATAGAAATTATTGTCTATCAAAACCTGGCTGTTCAGAGTCCTTTCCCTTTGATGATGATACTTTAGTTTTTAAAGTGATAAATAAAATGTTTGCTTTAACCTCTCTAAAAAAGTGGGAAGCAGGTGAGTGCAGTATTAATCTAAAATGCGACCCCAAAAAGGCTATTGAGCTACGAGAAAAATATCCAGACTCCATTTTTCCAGGCTATCATATGCATAAAAAACATTGGAATACTGTAGTTATAGAAAACTCAGATTTGACTGAAAAATTTATCAAACATTTGATTAATCACAGTTATGAGCTTGTGGTGAGTAAACTTGCTAAAAAAGACAGGTTGAATTTAGACCATAAATAG
- a CDS encoding LysE family translocator — translation MFEIILQFLVASVLLTLSPGPDIIYVLVTGLSRGKKQGLLLSLGLVLGILVHTSLVAFGVSALITASDILFLIIKLAGAFYLLYLAFKIYQEPASIELKSKPITKTSQNYLKQGFLMNVLNPKVTLFFMAFFPQFLWNKTENTIFQFYFLGFIFMLQAFIIFGVIAIFAHKFYNFIQNYSKSAFIFKYLQITVFVGIALYIIFSHDY, via the coding sequence ATGTTTGAGATTATCCTGCAATTTTTGGTAGCTTCAGTTTTATTGACGTTATCGCCAGGTCCAGATATTATTTATGTGTTGGTCACTGGTTTAAGTCGTGGCAAAAAACAAGGCTTATTGTTGAGTTTGGGTTTGGTTTTAGGAATTTTAGTTCATACCTCGTTAGTTGCTTTTGGTGTTTCGGCTTTGATTACGGCTTCTGATATTTTATTTCTGATTATAAAATTAGCTGGGGCTTTTTATTTACTTTATCTCGCATTCAAAATATATCAAGAACCTGCTTCGATTGAGTTAAAATCTAAGCCCATTACAAAAACATCTCAAAATTATTTAAAGCAAGGCTTTTTGATGAATGTGCTTAATCCTAAAGTTACTTTGTTTTTTATGGCTTTTTTTCCTCAATTTTTATGGAACAAAACCGAAAACACAATCTTTCAGTTTTATTTTTTAGGTTTTATTTTTATGCTTCAAGCTTTTATTATTTTTGGGGTTATTGCCATATTTGCTCATAAATTTTATAATTTTATCCAGAACTATTCAAAATCTGCTTTTATATTTAAATACTTACAAATTACTGTTTTTGTAGGTATTGCACTGTATATTATTTTTAGTCATGACTATTGA
- the fahA gene encoding fumarylacetoacetase — translation MSLLANDPKRKTWLEIPDNTDFPIQNIPFGVFLTRDDIITIGTRIGDYAIDLGALHQLGYFEGIPLTDDIFLQDTLNDFIADGRKTWRSVRNRIAEIFDANNPKLKNNKDHRQTVLFKLDEIEMQMPVQVGDYTDFYSSKEHATNVGKIFRDPENALLPNWLHLPVGYHGRSSSIIPSGIHVHRPQGQKLPKGANEPIFGPSRLVDFELEMAFVTTATNHLGQPIPIDDAENNIFGMVIFNDWSARDIQKWEYVPLGPFLTKSFASSISPWIVTLDALEPFRTESPKPIKPLLPYLKSKDNKKSFDINLEVGITPKNATETVVSHTNFKYMYWNMSQQLAHHTINGCPVNSGDMMASGTISGPTPGSYGSMLELTWRGEKPLRLNDGKERKFIEDFDTVTMRGYCQNHEVRIGFGEVSTQLLPVFKNK, via the coding sequence ATGAGCTTATTGGCCAACGATCCCAAACGAAAAACCTGGTTAGAGATTCCTGATAACACTGATTTTCCAATACAAAATATTCCTTTTGGTGTGTTTCTAACTCGAGATGATATTATCACTATTGGTACACGAATTGGCGATTACGCTATTGACCTTGGTGCTTTACATCAATTAGGGTATTTTGAAGGCATTCCTTTAACTGATGATATTTTTCTTCAAGATACTTTAAATGATTTTATTGCCGATGGTAGAAAAACTTGGCGAAGTGTCAGAAATAGAATAGCTGAAATATTTGATGCCAATAATCCTAAATTAAAAAATAATAAAGATCATCGCCAAACGGTTTTGTTTAAGCTTGATGAAATCGAAATGCAGATGCCTGTTCAAGTTGGTGATTACACTGATTTTTATTCTAGTAAAGAGCATGCAACAAATGTGGGTAAAATATTTAGAGATCCAGAAAATGCTTTGTTACCCAATTGGCTTCACTTACCTGTAGGTTATCATGGTAGAAGTTCATCGATTATTCCTAGCGGTATTCATGTGCATCGTCCTCAAGGTCAAAAATTACCAAAGGGAGCTAACGAACCTATTTTTGGTCCTTCACGATTGGTCGATTTTGAATTGGAAATGGCTTTTGTAACCACCGCGACTAATCACTTGGGACAGCCTATTCCTATTGATGATGCCGAAAACAATATTTTTGGTATGGTCATTTTTAATGATTGGAGTGCACGTGATATTCAAAAATGGGAATATGTGCCACTTGGTCCGTTTTTGACCAAAAGTTTTGCCTCTTCAATATCACCGTGGATTGTAACTCTTGATGCTTTAGAGCCTTTTAGAACTGAGAGTCCAAAACCTATTAAACCACTTTTACCTTATTTAAAATCAAAAGACAACAAAAAGAGTTTTGATATCAATTTAGAAGTTGGAATAACACCTAAAAACGCTACTGAAACCGTCGTATCACATACCAATTTTAAATATATGTATTGGAATATGAGTCAACAATTGGCACATCATACCATCAATGGTTGCCCAGTTAACAGCGGTGATATGATGGCTAGTGGAACCATTTCTGGACCAACGCCAGGTTCTTATGGGTCAATGTTAGAATTAACTTGGCGTGGAGAAAAACCTTTAAGGTTAAATGATGGTAAGGAACGAAAATTTATTGAAGATTTTGATACTGTAACGATGAGAGGTTATTGTCAAAACCACGAGGTTAGAATTGGTTTTGGTGAGGTCAGTACTCAACTTTTACCTGTTTTTAAAAACAAATAA